Proteins from one Cyclopterus lumpus isolate fCycLum1 chromosome 11, fCycLum1.pri, whole genome shotgun sequence genomic window:
- the LOC117738777 gene encoding major histocompatibility complex class I-related gene protein-like isoform X2, whose amino-acid sequence MTWTLCLLMMSLHGAAAGVHIVQRMYGCEWDDETGEVKGYQQHGFDGEDFLSYDHETESYIAPRQQAVITQQRWNNNKALMANKKHYFTEECPEFLKKYVNYGRSSLMRTELPSVSLLQKTPSSPVCCHATGFYPTTATLFWRKDGEELHEDVDPGEILPNHDGSFQMSVDLKLSSVPAEDWRRYECVFQLSGVKDIIVTPLEEAVIRTNREKSSDTTIITIIIIVLAVGALLAVAVGGVAYKKRTAQCPPSPDNSSELSENLNPETQ is encoded by the exons ATGACGTGGACTCTGTGTCTCCTGATGATGAGCCTTCACGGCGCGGCGGCAG gtgtccACATTGTCCAGAGGATGTACGGCTGTGAATGGGACGATGAGACtggtgaggtcaaaggttatcAACAGCATGGTTTTGATGGAGAAGACTTCCTGTCTTATGACCATGAGACAGAGTCCTACATCGCTCCCAGACAACAGGCTGTCATCACCCAACAGAGGTGGAATAACAACAAAGCTCTGATGGCAAACAAAAAGCACTACTTCACTGAGGAGTGTCCTGAGTTCCTGAAGAAGTATGTGAACTATGGGAGGAGCTCTCTGATGAGAACAG agCTTCCCTCAGTGTCTCTCCTCCAGAAGACTCCCTCCTCTCCAGTCTGCTGCCACGCTACAGGCTTCTACCCGACCACAGCCACACTGTTCTGgaggaaagatggagaggagctGCACGAGGACGTGGACCCAGGAGAGATCCTCCCCAACCACGACGGATCCTTCCAGATGAGCGTGGACCTGAAGCTCTCATCAGTCCCAGCTGAAGACTGGAGGAGGTacgagtgtgtgtttcagctgtcTGGTGTGAAGGACATCATCGTCACCCCACTGGAAGAAGCTGTGATCAGGACCAACAGAG AGAAGTCTTCtgacaccaccatcatcaccatcatcatcatcgtcctcGCTGTGGGGGCTCTTCTGGCTGTCGCTGTGGGGGGAGTGGCTTACAAaaagaggacag CCCAATGCCCTCCGAGTCCTGACAACAGCTCCGAGCTCTCTGAGAACCTGAACCCTGAGACTCAGTGA
- the LOC117738777 gene encoding major histocompatibility complex class I-related gene protein-like isoform X1, translated as MTWTLCLLMMSLHGAAAVTHSLKYFETASSGVPNFPEFVIVGLVDELPISHYDSKTRRTEPKQDWMRRVTEQDPQYWKRETEKSLNNQHVYKVGIETLKQRFNETGGVHIVQRMYGCEWDDETGEVKGYQQHGFDGEDFLSYDHETESYIAPRQQAVITQQRWNNNKALMANKKHYFTEECPEFLKKYVNYGRSSLMRTELPSVSLLQKTPSSPVCCHATGFYPTTATLFWRKDGEELHEDVDPGEILPNHDGSFQMSVDLKLSSVPAEDWRRYECVFQLSGVKDIIVTPLEEAVIRTNREKSSDTTIITIIIIVLAVGALLAVAVGGVAYKKRTAQCPPSPDNSSELSENLNPETQ; from the exons ATGACGTGGACTCTGTGTCTCCTGATGATGAGCCTTCACGGCGCGGCGGCAG TGACTCACTCTCTGAAGTACTTTGAGACTGCGTCCTCTGGAGTCCCAAACTTCCCAGAGTTTGTGATTGTTGGGCTGGTTGATGAACTTCCAATAAGTCACTATGACAGTAAGACCAGGAGAACAGAACCCAAACAGGACTGGATGAGGAGAGTCACAGAACAGGATCCTCAGTACTggaagagagagactgagaagTCTTTGAACAACCAGCATGTCTACAAAGTCGGCATTGAAACTCTAAAGCAGCGCTTCAATGAAACTGGAG gtgtccACATTGTCCAGAGGATGTACGGCTGTGAATGGGACGATGAGACtggtgaggtcaaaggttatcAACAGCATGGTTTTGATGGAGAAGACTTCCTGTCTTATGACCATGAGACAGAGTCCTACATCGCTCCCAGACAACAGGCTGTCATCACCCAACAGAGGTGGAATAACAACAAAGCTCTGATGGCAAACAAAAAGCACTACTTCACTGAGGAGTGTCCTGAGTTCCTGAAGAAGTATGTGAACTATGGGAGGAGCTCTCTGATGAGAACAG agCTTCCCTCAGTGTCTCTCCTCCAGAAGACTCCCTCCTCTCCAGTCTGCTGCCACGCTACAGGCTTCTACCCGACCACAGCCACACTGTTCTGgaggaaagatggagaggagctGCACGAGGACGTGGACCCAGGAGAGATCCTCCCCAACCACGACGGATCCTTCCAGATGAGCGTGGACCTGAAGCTCTCATCAGTCCCAGCTGAAGACTGGAGGAGGTacgagtgtgtgtttcagctgtcTGGTGTGAAGGACATCATCGTCACCCCACTGGAAGAAGCTGTGATCAGGACCAACAGAG AGAAGTCTTCtgacaccaccatcatcaccatcatcatcatcgtcctcGCTGTGGGGGCTCTTCTGGCTGTCGCTGTGGGGGGAGTGGCTTACAAaaagaggacag CCCAATGCCCTCCGAGTCCTGACAACAGCTCCGAGCTCTCTGAGAACCTGAACCCTGAGACTCAGTGA